CTAGGTGGCTTAGAATATTTCAACTCCAATGAAATAGAAACATGCCAAAATGAAAATACAAAAGAAATAAAAGAATATAAATTAATAAAAGATGGCTCTCCTGTAGAGTACAATGGCATTAGCACAATGTCAAAATCTAAAAATAATGGTGTTGACCCACAAATTATAATAGACAAATTTGGTGCTGATACAGCACGTTTATTTATAATATTCGCTAGCCCACCAGAACAGACTTTAGAATGGTCCGAGTATGGAATTGAAGGCGCTAGCCGCTATTTAAAAAAACTGTGGAAACTATGTTACACGAATAGAGATATGCTATTAGTCCAGAACAAAAAAAATGATAAGGAAGATGCATTTTCCCATGCTAATGAAAATTATAAACTACTTAGGTTTAAATTATATTCAAATCTTATAAAAGCAAATCATGATTATAAACGAATGCAATATAACACAGTAGTTTCAACATCAATGAAAATCTTGAATGACATTGAAAACTTCATATTAAAAGAAAGACTCAATAATAATAATTGCTACAACATAGCTCTCAAAGAATCTATAGGAATCTTATTAAGAATATTATATCCGATAGTTCCACACATAACATGGAATTTATGGCGTCATCTCGGATATCATTCACTAATGGGAGATATAATAGAGGCAAAATGGCCAAAGATTGATCCAAATGCAATAATAAAAGAAACAACAAGAATTGTTATACAAATTAATGGAAAATTACGAGGATCATTTCTTGCTCCCTCTAATACAAGTGAAAAAGATATAAAAGAAATAGCAATTAAACATGAAAGCATATCTAAATTTATTAATGGTAATATAAAAAGAATAGTAGTAGTTCCTGGTAAATTGGTGAATATAGTAATATAGATAAAACTTGATTTTTATAATTATTGTTTCTAAATAAGCATATTCTATTATAAGATAATAAATATAAAATATGGACTAATATAAATATATTCTTTTATTTATAAATAATGATAAAAACTATAGACTATAAAAATATAAATAATTATATTAAAAATATAAATGGTAGTTTTTCACCTGTTTATATAATAATTGGAACAGAACAATTACTTATAAATGAAACTGTAGATAAGATATGTTCTCATGCAGACAAGTACAATTTTCATACTTGCGCTCGTTTAGTAATGGATTCAAAAAGCGATTGGCTATCATTGCTTAGTTTAGTATCAACCTTAAATTTATTCGATAAAAACAGAATTTTTAATATAAATATTGGTTGCGGCAATATAGGAAAATCAGGATCTGATACTATGAGCAAGATAGCGCTATATATAAATAAAACAGAGAATGTAAAGGATATATTAATTATACAAATGCAAAAAAACAATAAAATTATAAATAGTAGCTGGATGAAAATTTTAATAAATATAGCTACAACCATAAATATACCTATCATAAAACAAGATAATTTTCCTGTATGGATTAAAAATAGACTACAAGAACAAGGTCAATATGCCGATACAAAAACAATAGAATGGATGGCTAAAAACTTAGAAAATAATTTATTAGGAGCTTCTCAAGAAATAAACAAACTAAGCATTTTATTCCCAAAAGGTATGCTTAGAGATATTGAAGTAAAAAGCATTCTATTAGAAAATATGTCTAAATATAATTTGTATGATTTACGCATATCAATATTAAGTGGTAATATTCTAAGATCTACTAAAATATTACATTTTTTTGAAATAAATGATATTTTCCCAATTCCATTAATTCTATGGAGTATATATGAGGATATAAGAATAATAGGTAAATTAATAGAAAATAAATATTCACCACAAATAATAGAGAAATTGAATATTTTTGGGAAACACAAAGAAATAATTGTAAAATTTAGTATAAAAATAAAAGAAATAAAATCATTAGAGAATATCCTTATACAAGTCCATGATTTAGACTTAATAAGTAAGGGAATAGGAATAGAAGTATTAAGACGGAATAATGAGATTTGGAGAGAGATACATAGTCTAGCAACTAACTTTGCCAAATTATATAATTGAGTATTGATATTCCCCTACATAAGATATGTAGGGGAATTCAATTTTCTAGAAGCCTGACGATAACCTACTTTCACAGACGAGATGTCTACTATCATCGGCGCAAAGGCGTTTAACTGTCCTGTTCGAGATGGGAAGGAGTGGGGCCACCTTGCTATGGTCGTCAGGCAAAACCTGCACATAGTGATTTTATCACAAATAATCCAAGAAGAAGCTTTTCAACAAACAGATGATGGTTGCATA
The genomic region above belongs to Candidatus Kinetoplastibacterium blastocrithidii (ex Strigomonas culicis) and contains:
- the holA gene encoding DNA polymerase III subunit delta; amino-acid sequence: MIKTIDYKNINNYIKNINGSFSPVYIIIGTEQLLINETVDKICSHADKYNFHTCARLVMDSKSDWLSLLSLVSTLNLFDKNRIFNINIGCGNIGKSGSDTMSKIALYINKTENVKDILIIQMQKNNKIINSSWMKILINIATTINIPIIKQDNFPVWIKNRLQEQGQYADTKTIEWMAKNLENNLLGASQEINKLSILFPKGMLRDIEVKSILLENMSKYNLYDLRISILSGNILRSTKILHFFEINDIFPIPLILWSIYEDIRIIGKLIENKYSPQIIEKLNIFGKHKEIIVKFSIKIKEIKSLENILIQVHDLDLISKGIGIEVLRRNNEIWREIHSLATNFAKLYN